In a single window of the Thiohalophilus sp. genome:
- a CDS encoding GNAT family N-acetyltransferase, with protein MSRTDFTLKQVTFREARPAIESIRRQVFIQEQQVPEALEWDGLDDSAIHLLVNDSDGTPLATARLLPNGHIGRMAVLSQSRGQGVGAAMLRRLLEMARAQQLSRVFLNAQVSAVGFYAKAGFQVEGETFMDAGIPHKRMVLELARIG; from the coding sequence ATGAGCCGGACTGATTTTACGCTGAAGCAGGTCACCTTCCGCGAGGCACGCCCGGCCATCGAATCGATCCGCCGCCAGGTCTTTATCCAGGAACAGCAGGTTCCCGAAGCGCTGGAATGGGACGGGCTGGATGACAGCGCCATACATCTGCTGGTCAACGATAGCGACGGCACCCCGCTGGCCACGGCCCGCCTGCTGCCAAACGGCCACATCGGCCGCATGGCGGTGCTGTCACAGTCGCGGGGTCAGGGCGTGGGTGCAGCAATGCTCAGGCGTCTGCTGGAGATGGCCCGGGCACAGCAACTGTCCCGGGTGTTTCTGAATGCCCAGGTCAGTGCCGTGGGGTTTTATGCCAAGGCCGGTTTTCAGGTTGAAGGTGAAACCTTCATGGACGCGGGGATCCCGCACAAAAGAATGGTTCTGGAATTGGCCCGGATCGGCTAG
- a CDS encoding cupin domain-containing protein, whose amino-acid sequence MAARTPPGQLSTADFLQNYWQQRPLLIRQAFPNFVPPLSADELAGLACETDIESRLVLEKGGPTPWHLENGPFSPQRFTELSKSHWTLLVQDVDKYIPGVAELMQQFRFIPDWRMDDIMISYAADQGSVGPHVDNYDVFLLQASGTRRWRINTQPIGADNFIPDTALHILKQFETEQEWLLEPGDMLYLPPGVAHHGIAEGECMTLSVGFRAPSYTQLLGSFADDYVEHQQSQQFYTDPGRALPDHPAHLDGESLRELRDILRLRFLSDAQLNEWLGRLLTEAKQADAVLPLETPLGRESVEHTLAQQSVLVRNPWARLIYTDHGQQLTLFAAGHSLTVARELFEPLRWLCDFDIYDLSTVSQWRKDAAFIDLLTKLINLGVVLIDEPD is encoded by the coding sequence ATGGCCGCACGCACTCCGCCAGGCCAACTCTCCACTGCCGATTTTTTACAGAACTACTGGCAACAACGCCCCTTGCTGATTCGCCAGGCTTTTCCGAACTTTGTCCCGCCCCTGAGCGCCGACGAACTGGCCGGACTGGCCTGTGAAACCGACATTGAATCGCGACTGGTGCTGGAAAAAGGCGGCCCCACCCCCTGGCATCTGGAAAACGGGCCGTTCAGCCCGCAACGTTTTACCGAGCTTTCCAAAAGCCACTGGACCCTGCTGGTGCAGGACGTCGACAAGTACATTCCCGGCGTGGCCGAATTGATGCAGCAGTTCCGGTTTATTCCCGACTGGCGCATGGATGACATCATGATCAGTTATGCCGCCGATCAGGGGTCGGTGGGGCCACATGTCGACAATTACGATGTCTTTTTGCTGCAGGCCAGCGGTACCCGGCGCTGGCGGATCAACACACAGCCGATCGGAGCAGACAATTTCATTCCCGACACCGCGTTGCATATCCTGAAACAGTTCGAGACGGAACAGGAGTGGTTGCTCGAGCCCGGTGACATGTTGTATCTGCCGCCCGGCGTGGCGCATCATGGTATTGCCGAGGGTGAGTGCATGACCCTGTCGGTCGGCTTTCGCGCCCCTTCTTATACCCAGTTGCTCGGCAGCTTTGCCGATGACTATGTCGAACATCAGCAAAGCCAACAGTTTTATACCGATCCCGGTCGTGCCCTGCCCGATCACCCCGCGCACCTGGATGGCGAATCATTGCGCGAATTGCGCGATATCCTGCGTCTGCGGTTTTTATCCGATGCTCAACTCAATGAGTGGCTGGGCCGCCTGCTCACCGAGGCCAAACAGGCCGATGCCGTTTTGCCGCTGGAAACACCCCTTGGCCGGGAATCGGTTGAACATACGCTGGCGCAACAGTCGGTACTGGTACGCAATCCCTGGGCCCGGCTGATCTACACTGACCACGGACAACAACTCACCCTGTTTGCCGCCGGTCACAGTCTGACTGTCGCGCGGGAATTATTTGAACCACTGCGCTGGCTATGTGACTTTGACATTTACGATCTGTCGACGGTATCTCAATGGCGAAAAGATGCCGCATTTATTGACTTGCTAACCAAACTGATCAATCTCGGCGTGGTGCTGATCGATGAGCCGGACTGA
- a CDS encoding monovalent cation/H+ antiporter subunit A, with amino-acid sequence MSLLGLVFTIFVGSMLAALVSRLGRLHAAWLSGVVVIVALIQLLFLMMPVLDGETTIERWSWIPTAGLDLVFRLDGLGLLFALLILGIGLLIVLYARYYLSEQDCMGRFYAYLLLFMGAMLGIVLSENIIQLLIFWEMTSLSSFLLISYWQDRSEARNGARMALAITGAGGLAMFGGFVLLGEMVGSYELSVILNAGELIRNHPQYLTVLILILLGAFTKSAQFPFHFWLPNAMAAPTPVSAYLHSATMVKAGVFLLARFFPALSNTPEWSWLVGGAGLITLLVGAIVALFKHDLKGLLAYSTISHLGLITLLFGIGTPLAAVAGVFHIINHAIFKASLFMAAGIIDHESGSRDMRQLNGLWKYMPHTALLAMVAAGAMAGVPLLNGFLSKEMFFAEAVSATTYLQLGWILPALVTLSGVFAFAYSIRFIHDVFFNGEPIGLPKTPHEPPRWMKVPVEMLVALCLLVGILPTLTVEPLLRIAAGGVLQAPLPHFDLAIWHGFSPALLMSIIALLGGLLVYTLRYPLFRLYDRFEPYVQASKVFDALLRALNALAAGITRHTDIGSLQRMLAWFVFSALVLGISGFLAGDGILRGPRSTLPLDGVSLVAAVGIIAAGLGTVLLHRRRLLSLIVMGAVGLIVALIFVKFSAPDLALTQLSVEVVTIVLLLLALYYLPQQQVPESGLWRRARDLLLALAAGGGAGLLSWAVLTRPFSSISDYFLDNSVSGGGGTNVVNVILVDFRGFDTLGEITVLALAALGIYAMLEHLALSGPTVDRRGRPWNRDIHPTIMASLTRILLPMALLVSLFILLRGHNLPGGGFIAGLVTAVALITQYLANGVRWTRARLPANMHPVIGIGLLLATLTGLGSGWFGYPFLTSTFSHVHWPIVGEFELATAMLFDLGVYLTVVGATLLILIFIGMLHSDDSTEQKPPGELA; translated from the coding sequence ATGAGTCTGCTGGGACTGGTATTCACAATCTTTGTCGGCAGCATGCTGGCTGCGCTGGTCTCCCGCTTGGGGCGACTGCATGCGGCGTGGCTCTCCGGCGTGGTAGTCATTGTCGCGCTGATCCAGTTGCTGTTTTTGATGATGCCGGTCCTTGACGGCGAGACCACCATCGAACGCTGGAGCTGGATCCCGACGGCAGGTCTGGACCTGGTCTTTCGACTCGACGGTCTGGGACTGCTGTTTGCCCTGCTGATTCTGGGTATCGGTCTGCTGATCGTCCTCTATGCCCGCTATTACCTCTCCGAGCAGGATTGCATGGGACGCTTTTACGCCTATTTGTTGCTGTTTATGGGCGCCATGCTGGGCATCGTCCTGTCGGAAAACATTATCCAGCTTTTGATCTTCTGGGAAATGACCAGTCTGTCGTCATTTTTATTGATCAGCTACTGGCAGGATCGCAGTGAGGCCCGCAACGGTGCCCGCATGGCCCTGGCCATCACCGGCGCCGGGGGACTGGCGATGTTCGGGGGCTTTGTGCTGCTGGGTGAGATGGTGGGCAGTTATGAGCTGTCTGTGATCCTTAATGCCGGGGAGCTGATTCGCAATCACCCTCAATATCTGACGGTATTGATCCTGATTCTGCTCGGCGCCTTTACCAAGTCCGCCCAGTTCCCGTTTCACTTCTGGTTACCCAATGCGATGGCGGCGCCCACCCCGGTCTCCGCCTATCTGCACTCGGCCACCATGGTCAAGGCCGGGGTCTTTTTGCTGGCGCGGTTTTTTCCTGCCCTGTCGAACACGCCGGAGTGGTCCTGGCTGGTGGGTGGCGCCGGCCTGATTACGCTGCTGGTCGGTGCCATCGTCGCCCTGTTCAAACACGACCTCAAGGGACTGCTGGCCTACTCCACCATCAGCCACCTGGGCCTGATCACGTTATTGTTCGGCATCGGCACCCCGCTGGCGGCGGTGGCCGGGGTATTCCATATCATCAATCACGCCATCTTCAAGGCCTCGTTGTTCATGGCCGCCGGGATCATCGATCACGAAAGTGGCTCGCGCGACATGCGCCAACTCAACGGTCTGTGGAAATACATGCCCCATACCGCGCTGCTGGCGATGGTGGCCGCCGGGGCGATGGCCGGAGTGCCGCTGCTCAACGGTTTTCTCTCCAAGGAGATGTTTTTCGCCGAAGCGGTCAGTGCCACCACCTATCTGCAACTGGGCTGGATATTGCCGGCGCTGGTGACGCTGTCGGGGGTCTTCGCATTCGCCTATTCCATTCGCTTTATTCATGATGTGTTTTTCAACGGCGAGCCGATCGGTTTACCCAAAACACCGCACGAACCGCCGCGCTGGATGAAAGTGCCGGTGGAGATGCTGGTAGCGTTGTGCCTGCTGGTGGGTATCCTGCCGACCCTGACCGTCGAACCCCTGTTGCGCATTGCCGCCGGGGGTGTCCTGCAAGCGCCACTGCCGCACTTTGATCTGGCCATCTGGCACGGTTTCAGTCCGGCACTGTTGATGAGCATCATCGCCCTGCTCGGCGGGCTGCTGGTATACACCCTGCGCTATCCCCTGTTTCGTCTGTATGATCGTTTCGAGCCCTATGTTCAGGCCAGCAAGGTGTTCGACGCCCTGCTGCGCGCCCTCAATGCCCTGGCAGCCGGCATTACCCGGCACACCGACATCGGCTCCCTGCAACGCATGCTGGCCTGGTTTGTGTTCAGCGCCCTGGTCCTGGGGATCAGCGGTTTTCTGGCCGGCGACGGTATCCTGCGCGGCCCGCGCAGTACGCTGCCGCTCGATGGTGTGAGTCTGGTCGCCGCCGTGGGAATCATCGCCGCCGGGCTGGGAACCGTGCTGCTGCATCGTCGACGGCTGTTAAGCCTGATCGTGATGGGTGCGGTGGGGCTGATCGTGGCGCTGATTTTCGTTAAATTCTCCGCGCCGGATCTGGCCCTGACCCAGCTGTCGGTGGAGGTGGTCACCATCGTCCTGCTGCTGCTGGCCCTCTATTACCTGCCCCAGCAGCAGGTGCCGGAATCCGGGCTGTGGCGCCGCGCTCGTGATCTGCTGCTGGCGCTGGCCGCCGGCGGCGGGGCAGGCCTGCTGAGCTGGGCGGTATTGACCCGGCCCTTTAGCAGTATCTCCGATTACTTTCTCGACAACAGCGTCAGCGGTGGCGGCGGCACCAACGTGGTCAACGTCATCCTGGTCGACTTCCGCGGCTTCGATACGCTCGGCGAGATTACCGTGCTGGCGCTGGCGGCACTGGGGATCTACGCCATGCTGGAACACCTGGCGCTGAGCGGCCCCACGGTCGACCGCCGTGGCCGTCCGTGGAATCGCGACATCCATCCCACCATCATGGCCTCCCTGACCCGGATATTGCTGCCCATGGCCTTGCTGGTCTCGCTGTTTATTCTGCTGCGCGGTCACAATCTGCCCGGTGGCGGCTTTATCGCCGGGCTGGTAACCGCCGTGGCGCTGATTACCCAGTATCTGGCCAACGGCGTACGCTGGACCCGGGCACGCCTGCCCGCCAACATGCACCCGGTGATCGGGATTGGCCTGTTACTGGCCACCCTCACCGGGCTGGGCAGCGGGTGGTTCGGTTATCCGTTTTTGACCTCCACCTTCAGTCATGTGCACTGGCCGATCGTCGGTGAGTTTGAACTGGCCACGGCCATGCTGTTCGATCTGGGGGTCTATTTGACCGTGGTGGGTGCCACGCTGCTGATTCTGATCTTTATCGGCATGTTGCACAGCGACGATAGCACGGAACAGAAACCGCCCGGAGAGCTAGCCTGA
- a CDS encoding M61 family metallopeptidase has translation MSQNYPVAYSIFPVSPEAHLFRVRCCIEQPDPDGQRLSMPNWIPGSYMIRDFAKNIIWLNATDREHNPVTVEKRDKASWQVLPCDGPLYIEYEVYAWDLSVRGAHLDTGHGYFNGTSVFVSVDGQSDQPCRVDIAPPAGAAYENWRVATTLPRLDAGLYRFGSYLARDYEELIDHPVEMGEFDLASFEVADTPHDIAITGKHRADLPRLCRDLEKICTTHVAMYGELPKMERYLFLVMVVGEGYGGLEHRSSTSLLCSRNDLPLPDQEAINDNYRNFLGLCSHEYFHLWNIKRIKPAAFMPYDLSRETPTRQLWAFEGITSYYDDLALVRSGLIEPQSYLQLLGQTATRVWRGAGRFKQSVADSSFDAWSKFYKQDESAPNNIVSYYAKGALIALALDLTLRRVTDQQQSLDDLMRRLWQAYGKAGIGVPEGGIEQLAADIAGRDLSDFFTRYVYGTEDPPLQDLFADPGIDFQLRPARNADDKGGEPAVDEIANRPQPWLGARVVVDNTGARLSHVFDNGPAQKAGLSAGDVIIAWDGIKVDKNNLESRLANYPLDTPTTIHVFRRDELFETRIRLEPAPADTVYLTGQADATPAQSSARANWLQLADEEASAKQAVNQ, from the coding sequence GTGAGTCAGAATTACCCTGTCGCGTATTCCATTTTTCCGGTCTCACCGGAAGCCCATCTGTTTCGCGTTCGCTGCTGTATCGAACAACCGGATCCGGACGGCCAGCGCCTGAGTATGCCGAACTGGATTCCCGGCAGTTACATGATCCGTGACTTTGCCAAAAACATTATCTGGCTCAACGCGACCGATCGAGAACATAATCCGGTGACGGTGGAAAAGCGGGACAAGGCAAGCTGGCAGGTATTGCCTTGTGATGGGCCCTTATATATAGAATACGAGGTCTATGCCTGGGATCTGTCGGTGCGCGGCGCGCATCTGGATACCGGCCACGGCTATTTCAATGGCACCAGTGTGTTTGTCTCCGTCGACGGCCAGAGCGATCAACCCTGCCGGGTCGATATTGCCCCGCCGGCCGGCGCCGCCTATGAAAACTGGCGGGTCGCCACCACGCTGCCGCGCCTGGATGCCGGGCTGTACCGCTTCGGCAGCTATCTGGCCCGGGACTATGAAGAATTGATCGATCACCCGGTGGAGATGGGCGAGTTCGATCTGGCCTCGTTCGAAGTCGCCGATACGCCGCACGACATTGCCATCACCGGCAAACATCGCGCCGATCTGCCGCGTCTGTGCCGGGACCTGGAAAAGATCTGCACCACCCATGTTGCAATGTATGGCGAACTGCCGAAGATGGAGCGTTATCTGTTTCTGGTGATGGTGGTCGGCGAGGGCTACGGCGGGCTGGAGCATCGCAGTTCCACCAGTCTGCTGTGCAGTCGCAACGATCTGCCGCTGCCGGATCAGGAAGCGATCAACGACAACTATCGCAATTTCCTCGGCCTGTGCAGTCACGAATATTTTCATTTGTGGAACATCAAGCGCATCAAGCCGGCGGCCTTCATGCCCTACGATCTGAGCCGCGAAACCCCGACCCGGCAGTTATGGGCCTTCGAAGGCATCACTTCCTATTACGATGATCTGGCACTGGTGCGCAGCGGTCTGATCGAACCGCAAAGTTATCTCCAGCTGCTGGGCCAGACCGCCACCCGCGTGTGGCGCGGCGCGGGACGTTTCAAGCAGAGTGTCGCCGACAGCAGTTTCGATGCCTGGAGCAAGTTTTACAAACAGGATGAAAGCGCCCCGAATAATATCGTCAGTTATTACGCCAAAGGCGCGTTGATTGCCCTGGCACTGGATCTGACCCTGCGCCGGGTAACGGATCAACAGCAGTCACTGGATGATCTGATGCGTCGACTCTGGCAGGCGTACGGCAAAGCAGGGATCGGCGTGCCCGAAGGCGGGATCGAACAGCTGGCGGCGGATATTGCCGGACGGGATCTGAGCGATTTTTTCACCCGCTATGTCTACGGCACCGAGGATCCGCCGTTGCAAGACCTGTTCGCCGATCCGGGTATCGATTTTCAACTACGCCCCGCCCGCAATGCCGATGACAAGGGCGGTGAGCCGGCGGTTGATGAAATCGCCAACCGACCACAACCCTGGCTTGGCGCACGGGTCGTCGTCGACAACACCGGTGCCCGACTCAGCCATGTGTTTGACAACGGACCGGCGCAAAAAGCCGGTCTCTCCGCCGGCGATGTCATCATTGCCTGGGACGGCATCAAGGTCGACAAAAATAACCTGGAATCCCGGCTGGCGAATTATCCGCTTGATACACCAACCACAATTCACGTTTTTCGGCGGGATGAACTGTTCGAAACCCGTATCCGCCTGGAACCGGCGCCGGCCGATACGGTCTATTTAACCGGGCAGGCGGATGCCACCCCGGCACAATCTTCCGCCCGTGCAAACTGGCTGCAACTTGCGGATGAAGAGGCTTCGGCAAAACAGGCTGTCAATCAATAA
- a CDS encoding secretin N-terminal domain-containing protein, producing MINRFALIPALLLGLFVSQPVFPDTMELEVIDLRHRTAEEVVPMLKPFVAKGGSITGTDYKLIIRSTPQNLEEIRQLLGKVDTALRELTVYVSTDYEAIEAEQSIAARGRIGNDAIGVRSEVPHQGEETIVIEGGRQIEGGARGGVGMSSTRTRSEEPSAQTIRVQEGQWATIRTGQAMPIREQITNPDGTVTHTTRYQNVTSGFQIRPQLNGEQVQLFIRPQRASVNNAGEGRINVSGLETTVNTRLGEWVELGGTVESRQSRQRGLTHSTRRESEQHHRIFVKIEHQP from the coding sequence GTGATAAACAGATTTGCGCTGATTCCAGCGTTGTTGCTGGGCCTGTTTGTCAGTCAACCGGTATTTCCTGACACGATGGAACTTGAAGTGATCGATCTGCGCCATCGCACCGCTGAGGAAGTGGTTCCCATGCTCAAGCCGTTTGTCGCCAAGGGTGGCAGTATTACCGGCACCGACTACAAGCTGATCATCCGCTCTACCCCGCAAAACCTTGAAGAAATTCGTCAACTGCTGGGCAAGGTGGACACCGCGCTGCGGGAATTGACCGTGTACGTCTCCACCGATTATGAGGCCATCGAGGCCGAGCAGTCGATCGCGGCCCGGGGCCGGATCGGTAACGATGCTATCGGGGTGCGCAGTGAAGTGCCGCATCAGGGTGAAGAGACAATCGTCATCGAAGGCGGCCGGCAAATAGAGGGCGGTGCCCGCGGAGGCGTGGGGATGTCCAGCACCCGAACCCGCTCGGAGGAGCCGTCCGCGCAGACCATCCGGGTTCAGGAGGGGCAATGGGCCACTATCCGTACCGGTCAGGCCATGCCGATCCGCGAACAGATCACTAACCCCGATGGCACCGTCACCCACACGACCCGTTATCAAAACGTCACCAGCGGTTTCCAGATCCGACCCCAACTCAACGGCGAGCAGGTGCAATTGTTTATTCGACCGCAGCGGGCCTCCGTGAACAACGCCGGCGAGGGACGAATCAATGTCAGCGGACTGGAGACGACCGTGAATACCCGTCTCGGCGAATGGGTGGAACTGGGCGGCACAGTCGAAAGCAGGCAAAGCCGCCAGCGCGGTCTAACCCACTCCACCCGGCGTGAAAGCGAACAGCACCATCGCATTTTTGTTAAAATCGAACACCAGCCGTAA
- the purB gene encoding adenylosuccinate lyase yields the protein MELTSLTAVSPIDGRYSSKTRDLQPIFSEYGLIRQRVLVEVRWLQQLATSESLPEVPPFSGHARKILDAIVDDFTVDDAQRVKNIEKTTNHDVKAVEYFLKEKIAGNAELEAVSEFIHFACTSEDINNLSYALMLREARNQVLLPQLDELIDTCRELAHRFAAIPMLSHTHGQPASPTTVGKELANFVARFKRQRQQIAAVPMLGKINGAVGNYNAHQAAYPEVDWPAFAEAFVTSLGLAWNPYTIQIEPHDYIAEFFDAVARFNTVLLDMDRDIWAYISLGFFKQKTVAGEVGSSTMPHKVNPIDFENSEGNLGIANALFDHLAAKLPVSRLQRDLTDSTVLRNLGVGIAHSLIAYQSSLRGLSKLEVNEARLQQVLDDNWEVLGEAIQTVMRRYGIEKPYEKLKELTRGQRITPEGMREFIQRLEIPEHAKQPLLEMTPASYIGNATEQARGV from the coding sequence ATGGAGCTGACCAGCCTGACCGCCGTTTCCCCGATCGACGGCCGATATTCCAGTAAAACCCGTGATTTACAGCCGATTTTCAGCGAATACGGGCTGATCCGTCAGCGTGTCCTGGTGGAGGTGCGCTGGTTGCAGCAACTGGCCACCAGCGAGTCACTCCCCGAGGTTCCGCCCTTCTCCGGGCATGCCCGCAAGATCCTCGACGCCATCGTTGATGACTTTACGGTGGACGATGCACAACGGGTCAAGAACATCGAAAAAACCACCAATCATGACGTCAAGGCGGTGGAATATTTTCTCAAAGAGAAGATTGCCGGCAATGCCGAGCTGGAAGCGGTCAGCGAGTTCATTCACTTTGCCTGCACCTCGGAAGATATTAACAACCTGTCCTACGCGTTGATGCTGCGCGAAGCACGCAACCAGGTGCTGCTGCCGCAACTGGATGAACTGATCGACACCTGCCGCGAGCTGGCCCACCGCTTTGCCGCTATCCCGATGCTCTCGCATACCCATGGCCAGCCGGCCTCGCCGACCACCGTCGGCAAGGAGCTGGCCAATTTCGTCGCCCGCTTCAAGCGCCAGCGTCAGCAGATCGCCGCGGTGCCGATGCTGGGCAAGATCAACGGCGCGGTGGGCAACTACAATGCCCATCAGGCCGCCTACCCCGAAGTCGACTGGCCGGCCTTCGCCGAGGCGTTTGTCACCTCGCTGGGACTGGCGTGGAATCCCTACACCATCCAGATCGAACCGCACGACTACATCGCCGAGTTTTTCGATGCCGTCGCGCGCTTTAATACCGTGTTACTGGATATGGATCGCGATATCTGGGCGTATATCTCCCTGGGCTTTTTCAAACAGAAGACCGTCGCCGGCGAAGTGGGCTCGTCCACCATGCCCCACAAGGTCAATCCTATCGACTTTGAAAACTCCGAAGGCAATCTGGGCATTGCCAATGCCCTGTTCGATCACCTGGCCGCCAAGTTGCCGGTCTCACGGCTGCAGCGGGATCTGACCGACTCCACTGTACTGCGCAACCTGGGCGTCGGCATCGCACATTCCCTGATTGCCTATCAATCGAGCTTGCGCGGCCTGAGCAAGCTGGAAGTCAACGAGGCCCGCCTGCAACAGGTCCTGGATGACAACTGGGAAGTGCTGGGTGAGGCGATTCAGACTGTGATGCGCCGTTACGGCATCGAAAAGCCCTATGAGAAACTCAAGGAGCTGACCCGCGGCCAGCGCATCACCCCCGAGGGGATGCGCGAGTTCATCCAGCGCCTGGAGATCCCCGAGCATGCCAAACAACCCCTGCTCGAGATGACCCCGGCAAGCTATATTGGCAACGCAACCGAACAGGCCCGCGGCGTCTGA
- a CDS encoding Na+/H+ antiporter subunit C, with translation MEALLSFIIGVLTACGVYLMLRGRSFPMVLGLTLLSYAVNVFLFAMGRLTIGQPPIIREGISQYTDPLPQALVLTAIVISFGMTAFAIVLALKARAELGNDHVDGRDA, from the coding sequence ATGGAAGCGCTGTTATCGTTCATCATCGGTGTGTTGACCGCCTGCGGCGTCTATCTGATGTTGCGCGGACGCAGCTTCCCGATGGTCCTGGGACTGACCCTGCTCTCCTATGCGGTCAATGTCTTTCTGTTCGCCATGGGCCGGCTGACCATTGGTCAACCGCCGATCATTCGCGAGGGTATCAGCCAGTATACCGATCCCCTGCCCCAGGCACTGGTGCTCACCGCCATTGTGATCAGTTTCGGCATGACCGCCTTTGCCATCGTGCTGGCCCTCAAGGCGCGCGCGGAACTGGGTAATGACCACGTGGACGGGCGCGACGCATGA